The Comamonas testosteroni genome contains the following window.
CCGCCGAGGCTGCCGTAGGCCGCACCACACTCACCGCACTGGCGGCTGATGCACCACTACTGGAACAGCAATTAATCAGTGGCCTATCCCTTCAAATCGAACCCGGCCAGCGCGCGCTCTCGATTGCCGTCAAGGAACCCATGGCCGCAGGTAACCATGTACGTCCCGGCGATTTTGTCGATGTGTACTTCACATTGGACAGCAAGAGTAATGCTGCCGATGACAAGCTCAATGTTGATACCCAGACCCGCCTGCTATTGGCTCGTAGTCGTGTGCTGGCTTATGGCGCCAGCAACGTGGAAGTACCTCCACCCACAGCGGCCCAGCGCCTCAAGGCGCAGCAGGAAGAAGAAGCCGGAAACAAAGGCCAGCGCCGAAATACCGGCAACGACCAACGCTCTCAGCAGTCCGCAAACACCGCCGTGCTGGCCGTGCCGCTGGACGATGTGGAGCGCCTTACGCTTGCCGAGAAATACGGCCAACTCACTCTGGCCCTGCGTCACCCCGATGACTTATCCGTGCCCGAGGCTGCGCTGTTTGCCACTCTACCCACCGCTTTGCTGCCCGTGGCCGGTCGACTGGCTAAGGGCGAGACCTTGAAGGGCGCAGATCGCTCATTTGCGGGTCTGCGCTTCAAGGATTTGGCCACCGGTGCTGCTGCCAGAAATACCTCCCAAAGTAGCGCGCCTGCAGCGCCGCGTAACCAGCTCCAAGCTCCACGACAACAGACCGTACAGGTCCATCAGGGTGCAGCCATGCAGACGCTGAGCTACTAAAACAGCCCTACGCATGAATAAGAAAGATAGCCAAATATTCATAAAAAG
Protein-coding sequences here:
- the cpaB gene encoding Flp pilus assembly protein CpaB; translation: MNLTKILAGLLVVLAIALAIMAWIMGRQPQRAVAPAPSSINAIDTNISAEASKPRPAPMHDVVVTAKPVAAGQKLTAEDLKLVSKTAAVADGVLSAEAAVGRTTLTALAADAPLLEQQLISGLSLQIEPGQRALSIAVKEPMAAGNHVRPGDFVDVYFTLDSKSNAADDKLNVDTQTRLLLARSRVLAYGASNVEVPPPTAAQRLKAQQEEEAGNKGQRRNTGNDQRSQQSANTAVLAVPLDDVERLTLAEKYGQLTLALRHPDDLSVPEAALFATLPTALLPVAGRLAKGETLKGADRSFAGLRFKDLATGAAARNTSQSSAPAAPRNQLQAPRQQTVQVHQGAAMQTLSY